One region of Halomonas huangheensis genomic DNA includes:
- the dctP gene encoding TRAP transporter substrate-binding protein DctP, with protein MTVLRTLVLASAIALTALASAAQAATTINLSYNGAPDPEKNAVHVFATNLQRLVAEKTGGEIELKLYPNSMLGEEQERMEQTMATPSLNIASFAGMSPILPEVFVSAIPFMFENFAAARQFFDEGEYWTAVSEELRGRAGLDMLAVVEEGGFLAFTNNKRPITAPEDFEGLRFRAMDPSQVALYEAFGASGTPIPWTEVYMALKTGVADGQMNPPMYIILGSLQEVQNYLTLANIQYSDQFLVGNSTMIDGWDEQTRAAVLDAVAEANQMAREYNEAKVNERITFLEQQGMQVIRPTPEQLEAFRLQAQPAYLDWLVDQNIEQQFIDMALEDAGYEVQHSKSTID; from the coding sequence ATGACGGTTCTGCGCACTCTTGTTCTGGCTTCTGCCATTGCCCTGACGGCCCTTGCCTCTGCAGCGCAGGCGGCCACTACCATTAACCTGAGCTATAACGGTGCGCCGGATCCGGAAAAGAATGCAGTGCATGTCTTTGCCACCAATCTTCAACGTCTGGTTGCCGAGAAGACCGGCGGAGAGATCGAACTAAAGCTGTATCCCAACAGCATGCTGGGCGAAGAACAGGAGCGCATGGAACAAACCATGGCAACCCCGAGCCTGAACATTGCTTCGTTCGCCGGTATGTCACCGATCCTGCCGGAGGTTTTCGTCAGTGCCATTCCCTTCATGTTCGAGAACTTTGCGGCAGCTCGTCAATTCTTCGATGAAGGCGAATATTGGACAGCCGTAAGCGAAGAACTACGTGGCCGTGCAGGGCTGGATATGCTGGCGGTGGTCGAGGAAGGCGGCTTCCTCGCCTTCACCAACAACAAGCGTCCGATTACTGCTCCCGAAGACTTCGAGGGCCTGCGTTTCCGCGCCATGGACCCTAGCCAGGTCGCGCTGTATGAAGCCTTCGGAGCTTCCGGCACACCCATTCCATGGACCGAAGTTTACATGGCGCTCAAGACCGGCGTCGCCGACGGCCAGATGAATCCGCCGATGTATATCATTCTCGGCAGTCTGCAGGAGGTGCAGAACTACCTGACACTGGCCAATATCCAGTACTCGGATCAGTTCCTCGTCGGCAACTCGACGATGATCGATGGCTGGGATGAGCAGACTCGGGCCGCTGTCCTCGATGCCGTTGCCGAAGCCAACCAGATGGCCCGTGAATACAACGAGGCCAAGGTCAATGAGCGCATCACCTTCCTTGAACAGCAGGGCATGCAGGTTATCCGTCCGACACCGGAACAGCTGGAAGCCTTCCGCCTGCAGGCACAGCCCGCCTATCTTGACTGGCTGGTCGATCAGAACATCGAGCAGCAATTCATCGATATGGCGCTCGAGGATGCCGGTTATGAGGTGCAACACAGCAAAAGCACCATCGATTGA
- a CDS encoding metal ABC transporter permease produces MIASIFNDIDLMIMLVGALVGIASSLVGTFLVLRGSSMLSDAIGHSIVFGIVVVWLLTHQSSGPWQILGAALTGLLTVFLTELLVSTQRVKKDAAIGLVFPVLFSLGILLINLYASDVHIDAHTVLLGEIGFVWLDTLTIGGAEVPRALLSMGGMTLVNGLFILVFYKELKLATFDTALARALGFAPGVLFYALLLLTSGTAVAAFDAVGAVLFVAFVIVPPSAAWLLTDRLERMFLYGALISIASSIIGYQLAVLWNVSIGGMMAVMTGVFLLLAFLFGPRHGMLALWQQRRRQRALNDSRTLAVHLFNHEDGPEQAVENVTQALRDHLRWADSRAQQVVERARHKELILQQGSLLTLTPAGRQLAREILEPGQHQNT; encoded by the coding sequence GTGATCGCGTCGATCTTCAACGACATCGATTTGATGATCATGCTTGTGGGTGCGCTGGTAGGAATTGCCTCAAGCCTGGTCGGCACCTTCCTCGTACTGCGCGGCAGCAGCATGCTGTCCGATGCGATCGGCCATTCAATCGTTTTCGGCATCGTCGTGGTCTGGCTGCTGACCCACCAGTCCAGTGGACCATGGCAGATTCTCGGTGCAGCGCTGACCGGGCTACTGACGGTGTTTCTCACTGAATTACTGGTCAGCACACAGCGGGTCAAGAAGGATGCCGCTATCGGCCTGGTGTTCCCGGTGCTGTTTTCGCTCGGCATCCTGCTGATCAACCTGTACGCCAGTGATGTCCACATCGACGCTCACACGGTACTTCTCGGCGAGATCGGCTTCGTATGGCTGGACACATTGACTATTGGTGGTGCCGAAGTGCCCCGAGCACTGCTGTCGATGGGCGGGATGACGCTGGTCAACGGCCTGTTCATTCTCGTCTTCTACAAGGAATTGAAGCTGGCGACCTTCGATACCGCGCTGGCCCGGGCACTCGGCTTCGCACCCGGCGTGTTGTTCTATGCCCTGCTGTTGCTGACCAGTGGCACCGCTGTGGCGGCATTCGACGCAGTAGGGGCCGTGCTGTTCGTGGCCTTCGTGATTGTCCCGCCATCGGCCGCCTGGCTGCTCACGGATCGACTCGAGCGCATGTTCCTCTATGGCGCCCTGATCTCGATTGCCTCGAGTATTATTGGTTATCAACTGGCGGTGCTGTGGAATGTATCGATCGGCGGCATGATGGCAGTAATGACCGGGGTGTTCCTGCTGCTGGCATTTCTATTCGGCCCACGCCACGGAATGCTCGCCTTGTGGCAACAACGCCGCCGCCAACGCGCCCTGAACGACAGCCGCACTCTGGCAGTACACCTGTTCAATCACGAGGATGGCCCCGAGCAGGCCGTGGAGAACGTTACCCAGGCATTACGTGATCATCTACGCTGGGCTGACAGCCGCGCCCAGCAGGTCGTGGAGCGTGCACGGCACAAGGAATTGATCCTTCAGCAGGGCAGCCTTCTCACACTGACACCCGCCGGACGACAACTGGCTCGAGAAATTCTCGAACCGGGCCAGCACCAGAACACCTGA
- a CDS encoding metal ABC transporter permease has product MTGSPMTSSAMTLVDWLSDYTLQNVVIGAALLGLVSGVLGSFAVLRKQSLLGDTLSHAALPGICLGFIVSGGRHLGSLLTGALITGALAALAMLWLTRMSRLKTDAALGVTLSVFFAVGVVLLTHIQGSNNASQGGLDAFLFGQAAATLRSDLWIMAAVTITALLLVTALWKEFKLVSFDPQFAACIGLPIAVLESVLTVMIALAVVVGLQMVGVVLMAAMIIAPAVAARQWTHRLERMVMLAALFGIFGGVCGAVISAMGRGLATGPLIILSLSVVVVISLLFAPGRGFVWEIFKMRSDRRALHHQKVLTTLYHLASQHKDPGYRFDQGMLDIYHGTNTRRALQRLAQRGWVSLQSPPPDEPATAPQWILTANGIAKAERLLSHPAEEAMS; this is encoded by the coding sequence ATGACCGGCTCTCCAATGACCAGCTCTGCAATGACGCTAGTTGACTGGCTGAGCGACTATACCCTCCAGAACGTGGTCATCGGAGCGGCCCTGTTGGGGCTGGTCAGCGGTGTCCTCGGCAGTTTCGCGGTGCTGCGCAAACAGAGCCTGCTCGGTGACACCCTGTCTCACGCCGCCCTGCCCGGCATCTGCCTTGGCTTCATCGTCTCTGGTGGTCGTCATCTCGGCAGTCTCCTTACCGGTGCCTTGATTACCGGGGCCCTCGCGGCGCTGGCGATGCTGTGGCTGACACGCATGAGTCGCCTCAAGACAGATGCCGCACTGGGCGTGACCCTGAGTGTGTTCTTCGCCGTCGGTGTAGTGCTGTTGACGCATATTCAGGGCAGCAACAATGCCTCTCAGGGTGGCCTCGATGCCTTCCTGTTCGGACAGGCAGCAGCGACTTTACGTAGCGATCTGTGGATCATGGCCGCCGTCACCATCACCGCTCTGCTACTGGTCACGGCACTGTGGAAGGAGTTCAAGCTGGTGTCCTTCGACCCTCAGTTCGCCGCCTGTATCGGCTTGCCGATCGCCGTGTTGGAAAGCGTGCTGACAGTAATGATTGCGCTGGCAGTTGTCGTCGGTCTACAGATGGTGGGCGTGGTGTTGATGGCGGCCATGATCATCGCACCGGCGGTAGCCGCGCGGCAATGGACCCACCGCCTCGAGCGCATGGTAATGCTCGCCGCACTGTTCGGCATCTTCGGCGGCGTATGCGGAGCGGTCATCAGCGCCATGGGACGCGGCCTGGCGACTGGTCCATTGATCATCCTCAGCCTTTCAGTGGTGGTGGTCATATCACTGCTGTTTGCGCCAGGGCGAGGCTTCGTGTGGGAAATCTTCAAGATGCGCAGCGATCGCCGTGCCCTGCATCACCAGAAGGTGTTGACCACTCTCTACCACCTCGCGAGTCAGCATAAGGATCCGGGCTACCGCTTCGACCAGGGCATGCTCGATATCTATCACGGTACCAACACTCGCCGCGCTCTGCAGCGCCTGGCACAACGCGGCTGGGTGAGCCTCCAATCGCCACCACCCGACGAACCGGCCACTGCACCACAATGGATTTTGACGGCAAACGGCATAGCGAAGGCCGAGCGCCTGCTCAGCCACCCTGCCGAGGAGGCCATGTCGTGA
- a CDS encoding metal ABC transporter ATP-binding protein, which translates to MTELLHEPDLALHVEDLTVSYHGKPVLWDIDLDVPPGVMAAIVGPNGAGKSTLIKSILGLVPSVAGHVTLHGRPYQKARRRVGYVPQRSSVDWDFPTTALDVVMMGLYGRLGWLRRPGRHERQQAHEALEMVGMQAFARRQISQLSGGQQQRIFLARALVQQADVYFLDEPMAGVDATTERAIVDILRRLRDQGKTVIVVHHDLQTVRSYFDWMLILNVRVIAQGRVADVYTADHLRRAYGGQIALLDNVTDSTQTSDAATVETESLQ; encoded by the coding sequence ATGACCGAGCTGCTCCATGAACCCGACCTCGCACTACATGTCGAGGATCTCACAGTCAGTTACCACGGCAAGCCGGTGCTGTGGGACATCGACCTCGACGTACCGCCAGGGGTCATGGCAGCGATCGTCGGCCCCAATGGCGCCGGCAAGAGCACCCTGATCAAGAGCATCCTGGGGCTGGTGCCCAGCGTCGCGGGCCATGTCACCCTGCATGGTAGACCCTATCAAAAAGCTCGCCGCCGGGTTGGCTATGTCCCCCAGCGCTCCAGTGTTGACTGGGACTTCCCAACCACCGCATTGGATGTGGTGATGATGGGGTTGTATGGACGTCTTGGCTGGCTACGTCGGCCTGGACGCCACGAGCGTCAGCAGGCGCACGAGGCGCTGGAAATGGTCGGCATGCAGGCCTTCGCCAGGCGTCAGATCAGTCAGTTGTCAGGTGGACAGCAACAACGCATCTTTCTGGCCCGCGCTCTGGTACAGCAGGCTGATGTCTACTTCCTTGATGAACCCATGGCGGGCGTCGACGCTACCACCGAGCGCGCCATTGTCGATATCCTTCGTCGCCTGCGCGACCAGGGCAAGACGGTGATCGTCGTTCACCATGATCTACAGACAGTGCGCAGCTATTTCGACTGGATGCTGATTCTCAATGTGCGAGTCATCGCCCAGGGCAGAGTCGCGGATGTCTATACCGCTGACCATCTGCGCCGCGCCTATGGTGGTCAGATTGCGCTACTCGACAATGTCACCGACTCCACGCAGACCTCCGATGCGGCAACGGTGGAGACGGAGTCCCTGCAATGA
- a CDS encoding metal ABC transporter solute-binding protein, Zn/Mn family: MRFRLRLITTLMALAFSHSGWADDSAPLKTMVTVGMLSDVVSQVGGDCVATTTMMGPGVDPHLYQASARDVHELNEAELILFSGYSLEGQLGEVLDRFSRIKPAVAVSEQAIDETQLIHSEDAYGVDPHLWMDVGLWAQLVPTVAETLAEERPQCGDGIQTRATAYEAQLKALDEWIRASIVTIPERQRILVTAHDAFNYFGQAYGIEVAGIQGMSTATETGVGDIRRTVDLVVERGVPALFVESTINPRTVQAVIDAASSRGQRVNIGGELYSDAMGAADTADGTYIGMLVANTQHIVTALGGDVVPLPDALQSWAANWQVNLDTAVSSAATN, from the coding sequence ATGCGCTTTCGCCTACGCCTGATTACAACCCTGATGGCTCTCGCCTTCAGTCATTCGGGCTGGGCGGATGATAGCGCTCCGCTCAAGACCATGGTCACGGTAGGTATGCTCAGCGATGTGGTCAGCCAGGTCGGCGGAGACTGTGTTGCCACAACTACCATGATGGGACCAGGCGTAGACCCCCACCTGTATCAAGCCAGTGCACGCGATGTGCATGAGCTCAATGAGGCTGAATTGATCCTGTTCAGCGGCTATTCACTGGAAGGACAGCTGGGCGAGGTACTGGATCGCTTCTCGCGGATCAAACCTGCCGTTGCGGTATCCGAGCAAGCCATCGACGAGACGCAACTTATCCACAGTGAGGACGCTTATGGCGTTGATCCCCACCTGTGGATGGATGTGGGGCTCTGGGCACAGCTCGTGCCAACCGTGGCCGAGACGCTCGCCGAGGAACGTCCGCAGTGTGGTGATGGTATTCAGACGCGAGCCACAGCATACGAGGCCCAGCTCAAGGCGCTGGATGAGTGGATTCGGGCCAGCATCGTGACCATTCCCGAGCGCCAGCGGATCCTGGTCACCGCCCACGATGCCTTCAACTACTTCGGCCAGGCCTACGGCATCGAAGTCGCCGGTATACAGGGCATGTCCACGGCCACCGAGACCGGCGTTGGCGACATCCGTCGTACCGTTGATCTGGTGGTGGAACGAGGGGTTCCGGCACTGTTTGTCGAAAGCACCATCAATCCGCGTACGGTACAGGCAGTGATTGATGCAGCCTCCAGTCGTGGCCAGCGGGTGAACATTGGCGGCGAACTGTACTCCGATGCCATGGGGGCTGCCGACACTGCCGATGGTACCTATATCGGCATGCTGGTCGCCAATACCCAGCATATTGTCACCGCACTGGGGGGTGACGTCGTGCCATTGCCCGATGCCCTGCAGAGCTGGGCAGCCAATTGGCAGGTGAATCTCGATACCGCAGTTTCTTCCGCGGCCACCAACTGA
- the mntR gene encoding manganese-binding transcriptional regulator MntR → MSEPANPDELHRASLISPESHVEGFRKARDARRTELIEDYVELISDLIADAGEARQTDIARRLGVAQPTVAKMLKRLDEEGLIIKRPYRGVFLTKQGEALAAASRQRHRIVEAFLIKLGIDAETARVDAEGIEHHVSAETLAAFERFLGN, encoded by the coding sequence ATGTCCGAACCTGCCAACCCAGATGAACTACATCGTGCCTCTCTGATTTCTCCGGAAAGTCATGTCGAAGGCTTCCGCAAGGCACGCGATGCTCGCCGCACCGAGCTGATTGAAGATTATGTGGAGCTGATATCCGACCTCATTGCAGATGCTGGGGAGGCTCGTCAGACCGATATTGCCCGTCGACTGGGTGTTGCTCAACCCACCGTTGCCAAGATGCTCAAGCGTCTCGATGAAGAAGGCTTGATCATCAAGCGCCCTTACCGCGGCGTCTTTCTGACCAAGCAGGGAGAAGCCCTCGCTGCCGCCAGTCGCCAACGTCATCGCATTGTCGAAGCCTTCCTGATCAAGTTGGGGATCGATGCCGAGACCGCCCGCGTTGATGCCGAAGGCATTGAGCATCACGTCAGTGCTGAAACACTGGCCGCTTTCGAACGCTTTCTTGGCAACTGA
- a CDS encoding DUF333 domain-containing protein — MKKTILMGTVLSAAVLAGCSSSDELQASSDESVGMPNPAAVHCESKGGTHEIQKTNEGDIGICHLPDGTSVDAWQLYRDDMGETQQ; from the coding sequence ATGAAAAAGACGATTTTGATGGGAACTGTACTGAGTGCCGCGGTGCTGGCCGGTTGTTCTTCCAGTGACGAGCTGCAGGCCAGCAGCGATGAGAGTGTTGGTATGCCGAACCCTGCCGCAGTGCACTGCGAAAGTAAGGGCGGCACCCACGAGATCCAGAAAACCAATGAAGGTGACATTGGTATCTGCCACCTACCCGACGGCACCTCTGTCGATGCCTGGCAGCTGTATCGTGATGATATGGGCGAAACTCAGCAGTGA
- a CDS encoding glycosyltransferase family 32 protein produces MKNALRITSGRILRFIGTLCKAFSYAFHFALPHMRFHLPGHADAILKTPPGATSHGIPRVLWQTNYTDKVTLPVYLNYLVNRLMSRDFTYRFMTTEARARYIKQHFPNEIFDCYCQLQIGAAQADLWRLLVLYREGGVYMDIDAHAVWPLSAITGHHEKLFILARNGKLTNYFLAAQPNDSDIGKAIDEVVKNIRENRINGVFDMTGPGAINQAISPQEVPAIPNKAACIQGTFTNEYFQYIDKAEGKWTRQQKTTRVVNR; encoded by the coding sequence ATGAAAAACGCACTCCGAATTACCTCAGGCAGAATCCTTAGATTCATTGGCACGCTCTGCAAGGCATTCTCCTACGCCTTCCACTTCGCCTTGCCACACATGAGATTCCACCTCCCTGGTCATGCTGATGCCATATTGAAGACACCGCCAGGAGCAACCTCCCATGGGATTCCTCGGGTACTTTGGCAAACCAACTACACCGACAAGGTGACTCTACCGGTCTATCTCAACTACCTGGTCAACAGGCTGATGAGCCGAGACTTTACCTACCGCTTCATGACGACCGAAGCCAGAGCACGCTACATCAAGCAGCATTTCCCGAATGAAATATTTGACTGCTATTGCCAGCTACAGATTGGTGCCGCTCAGGCAGATCTATGGCGGCTTCTGGTGCTATATCGAGAAGGCGGGGTCTATATGGACATCGATGCCCATGCGGTATGGCCGCTGAGTGCAATCACCGGTCACCACGAGAAACTGTTCATACTCGCCAGAAACGGCAAGTTGACCAATTACTTCCTGGCCGCCCAGCCAAATGACTCGGATATCGGAAAGGCGATTGACGAGGTTGTGAAAAATATTCGCGAAAACAGGATTAATGGCGTTTTCGACATGACCGGTCCTGGCGCAATAAACCAGGCTATTTCACCGCAAGAGGTACCCGCGATCCCCAACAAGGCAGCCTGTATACAGGGGACATTTACCAACGAATACTTTCAATACATCGACAAGGCGGAAGGGAAGTGGACCAGGCAGCAGAAGACGACCAGGGTGGTCAACCGCTAG
- a CDS encoding ATP-dependent zinc protease translates to MLKPMQHAVMTGLTLCMLGGVAVAEEDSDTWGWVEKATIEPSWGPEVKAKLDTGALTSSMQAENIEEFERGDEDWVRFEVEVEDEASGDVVSKTFEREVVRNLVLSGAGGEDRRPAVLMTLCMGNELYEEQFSLRDRDDLIYPVLLGRRAIQELGAVDVTRTFTHDADCNDDSPRHSYEDKEYDEDIGV, encoded by the coding sequence ATGCTGAAGCCAATGCAACACGCGGTAATGACCGGACTGACCCTTTGTATGTTGGGGGGTGTGGCCGTAGCCGAGGAAGACAGTGACACCTGGGGCTGGGTTGAGAAAGCGACGATCGAGCCGTCCTGGGGGCCTGAAGTCAAGGCCAAGCTCGATACCGGCGCACTGACATCTTCCATGCAGGCGGAGAATATCGAGGAATTCGAACGCGGCGATGAAGACTGGGTGCGTTTCGAGGTCGAAGTGGAAGATGAGGCCAGCGGCGATGTGGTGTCGAAGACCTTCGAGCGCGAAGTCGTGCGCAACCTGGTCCTCAGCGGCGCCGGAGGGGAAGATCGTCGGCCGGCAGTGCTTATGACGCTCTGTATGGGTAATGAGCTATATGAAGAACAGTTCAGCCTCCGTGACAGGGACGACCTTATCTATCCGGTGCTGTTGGGCAGAAGGGCCATCCAGGAACTGGGGGCTGTCGACGTCACCAGGACCTTCACTCACGATGCCGACTGTAACGATGACTCACCGCGACACAGCTATGAAGATAAAGAGTACGACGAGGATATCGGGGTGTAG
- the smpB gene encoding SsrA-binding protein SmpB, which translates to MANKKGKGPSSNVIAQNKKARFEYHIDEVFEAGVALSGWEVKSLRAGKAQLTDTYILIKNSEAWLLGSHITPLNTASTHELADPTRTRKLLLHRKEIARIFSRTQDKGHTCVPLKLYWKGPLVKCELALVTGKKQHDKRATEKDRDWQRQKGRIMRDQNRS; encoded by the coding sequence ATGGCCAATAAAAAGGGAAAAGGTCCCAGCAGTAACGTTATTGCCCAGAACAAGAAGGCACGTTTCGAGTACCACATCGATGAGGTATTCGAGGCGGGCGTTGCCTTGTCCGGGTGGGAGGTCAAGAGTCTACGCGCCGGCAAGGCGCAGTTGACCGATACCTACATTCTGATCAAGAACAGCGAAGCCTGGCTGCTGGGTAGCCACATTACGCCACTCAACACCGCCAGCACGCATGAGTTGGCTGATCCAACACGCACGCGCAAGCTGCTGTTGCACCGCAAGGAAATCGCCAGGATCTTCTCGCGTACCCAGGATAAGGGCCACACTTGTGTGCCGCTCAAGCTGTACTGGAAAGGTCCGTTGGTGAAATGCGAACTGGCTCTGGTAACGGGCAAGAAGCAGCATGACAAACGTGCTACCGAGAAGGATCGTGACTGGCAACGCCAGAAGGGCCGTATCATGCGCGACCAGAACCGCTCCTGA
- a CDS encoding type II toxin-antitoxin system RatA family toxin — translation MPTVNRSAMVRHTPKQMFDLVNDFERYPEFLPGCVRARLLEEDSSHLVGEMTLGRAGVEQTIATRNDLHEPELIEMSLVRGPFKRMTGRWKFTPMGENVCKVSLEMDFEFSSRLLGMAFGKVFQQIAGQQVDAFTRRADQLYGR, via the coding sequence ATGCCAACGGTCAATCGTTCCGCCATGGTGCGGCACACCCCGAAACAGATGTTCGATCTGGTCAACGATTTCGAACGTTACCCGGAATTCCTGCCAGGTTGCGTGCGGGCACGGTTGTTGGAGGAGGACTCGTCTCACCTTGTCGGTGAAATGACCCTCGGGCGAGCCGGAGTCGAACAGACCATTGCCACGCGCAACGACCTTCATGAGCCTGAGCTGATTGAGATGTCCCTGGTCCGAGGACCATTCAAGCGTATGACTGGGCGTTGGAAGTTTACGCCAATGGGCGAGAATGTGTGCAAGGTCAGTCTGGAAATGGACTTCGAGTTCTCCAGCCGTCTGCTGGGTATGGCTTTCGGCAAGGTGTTTCAGCAGATTGCCGGTCAGCAGGTTGATGCTTTCACCCGCCGGGCGGATCAGCTCTATGGTCGTTGA
- a CDS encoding RnfH family protein, producing the protein MVVDQPSGSLHIEVAYALPDRQHIVSLTVSPGTTATQAVAMSRLDLLFPEIPAATFSEAAIGVFGKTLRNPQQHVLHDGDRVEVYRPLKIDPKVARIARARKGQT; encoded by the coding sequence ATGGTCGTTGATCAGCCATCTGGTTCTCTCCACATTGAAGTGGCGTATGCGCTGCCGGACAGGCAGCACATCGTCAGCCTCACTGTGTCGCCAGGTACCACTGCGACTCAAGCTGTCGCTATGTCACGTCTTGACCTGTTGTTTCCCGAGATACCGGCGGCGACGTTCAGCGAGGCGGCTATCGGTGTCTTCGGCAAGACGTTGCGCAACCCGCAACAGCATGTACTGCACGACGGGGATCGCGTCGAGGTCTATAGGCCACTGAAGATTGATCCCAAAGTCGCTCGCATTGCAAGAGCACGTAAAGGCCAGACGTGA
- a CDS encoding outer membrane protein assembly factor BamE: MQKLTGIVTLSLALALTSGCTYFSVYKRDLTQGNLVTAAMADQLHPGMSRQQVIDVMGAPLLEAPFNASQWDYIYRVDEAYGDIKQRRMTLTFAGDQLTNIQREGSFSTTPVADRHEEGVGPSSGGAPDLESGEIEPIYNRTIDDPRLNR, from the coding sequence ATGCAAAAGTTGACTGGAATTGTCACCCTTTCACTGGCCCTGGCCCTGACCAGCGGCTGTACTTATTTCAGCGTTTACAAGCGCGACCTTACCCAGGGCAACCTGGTGACGGCAGCCATGGCGGATCAGTTGCATCCGGGCATGTCTCGCCAGCAAGTCATTGATGTGATGGGCGCTCCACTGCTGGAAGCACCGTTTAATGCTTCTCAGTGGGACTACATCTATCGCGTTGATGAGGCTTATGGCGACATCAAGCAGCGCCGTATGACGCTGACCTTCGCCGGTGACCAACTGACCAATATTCAGCGTGAAGGCAGCTTCTCGACGACCCCGGTTGCCGATCGCCATGAAGAAGGCGTTGGCCCGAGCAGCGGCGGCGCCCCGGATCTCGAAAGCGGTGAGATCGAACCGATCTACAACCGCACCATCGATGACCCCAGACTGAACCGGTAA
- the fur gene encoding ferric iron uptake transcriptional regulator: MADKNHELRKAGLKVTLPRVKILQILESATDQHHLSAEDVYKTLLEAGEDVGLATVYRVLTQFESAGLVIRHNFDGGHAVFELSQEEHHDHMVCLESGEIIEFFDDTIERRQQEIANEHGFELVDHALVLYVRPKGSKATRQEGIARK; the protein is encoded by the coding sequence ATGGCCGACAAGAACCATGAATTGCGCAAAGCCGGCCTGAAGGTCACGCTGCCGCGCGTAAAGATCCTGCAGATCCTGGAATCTGCCACCGATCAGCACCATCTCAGCGCCGAGGATGTCTACAAGACATTGCTCGAAGCTGGTGAAGATGTGGGGCTGGCGACAGTCTATCGAGTGTTGACTCAGTTTGAGTCAGCAGGCTTGGTGATCCGACATAATTTTGATGGCGGGCACGCAGTCTTCGAACTGTCCCAGGAAGAGCACCACGATCACATGGTGTGTCTGGAAAGCGGTGAGATCATCGAATTCTTTGACGACACCATCGAGCGGCGTCAGCAAGAGATAGCCAATGAACACGGCTTTGAACTTGTTGACCATGCATTGGTGCTGTATGTCCGCCCCAAGGGCTCCAAAGCGACTCGCCAGGAAGGCATCGCCAGGAAATAG